TTGCGTGGGAGCGGCCGGGACCCTAAATTGGGCGTCTTCGCGGCGTGGCCCTGAAGCACGCCGGCTGCGGCTCGTGGGGGAACGGAACGAGGTTATGGCAAGAGGCAGGCAGGCGATTCTGACCGGGTTGGCGGCGGCAGCCATCGCGGCCGGGGCGGGGCTCCTGGCAGGCTGCGGCCCCCAACCCTGGCGGACCCCCGATGGGCAGATCGTCACGGGAAAAATTGATTTTCAACGCGAACCGGCCTCCGGCCGCGTGTACCATCTTTATATCCCCAAGTCCTACAATCCTCGCCGGGCGTATCCGCTGGTCGTGACCGCCCAGGGGACGTTCCCGTTCGATGAGGCGTCCGGGCAGCGCGATCGCTGGATTGGCGCGGCGGAACGGTACGGCCTGATCATCTGCTCGCCCGACTTTGACTCCGCCACGGGCCTGCTGGTGATTCCGGTGGACCGGCCGGGGCCGGAACTGGTGCGCGATGAACTGGCGACCCTGGCCGTTGTCAAGGAATTGCTCGGCCGCTACAGCATCAACCGCGACGCCATCATGATTACGGGATGGTCGGCCGGCGGCTTTCCGGCCCACTTCATCGGGCTTCGGCATCCGGAGGTGTTTCGGGCGATCGT
Above is a genomic segment from Planctomycetota bacterium containing:
- a CDS encoding PKD domain-containing protein, which translates into the protein MARGRQAILTGLAAAAIAAGAGLLAGCGPQPWRTPDGQIVTGKIDFQREPASGRVYHLYIPKSYNPRRAYPLVVTAQGTFPFDEASGQRDRWIGAAERYGLIICSPDFDSATGLLVIPVDRPGPELVRDELATLAVVKELLGRYSINRDAIMITGWSAGGFPAHFIGLRHPEVFRAIVGRTANFNEHLVTDDVAHRARHRHVYVFFGEGDLPGFDEMNRNANFWYTVRGFRNFVIRRLPGGHDPNQMEAARYFSNIVAHWPAVHIDASPTQGRAPLTVRLEARVRDPDSPDGRVDSVLWNLGDNAVSAKPALTHTYEKPGLYNVFLTVVDLDGHHEYTQTWIQVD